The Sorangiineae bacterium MSr11954 DNA segment GGAGTACGTGTACCCGGGCGTGAGCGACACCGCGTCGTTCTTCAAGGTGAAGCCGCCCCTGGCCACGTTGCGCACGTCTTTGACGCTGGCGGTGGTGATCACGTCGGCCCCCGCGTGGTTGGCCTTGTACGTGGGCCCCGCCTTCACCGCCACGCTGGCCCCCGAGACGATGTCGGCCTCCCACCCGGCCCGCACGTCGAGGAACTGGGCCGGGCTCGCGCGCAGATCCGCCGAAGGCGAATAGACGGTCATGTTCGAGCGGGTGGGCGCCTCGTGGTAAATCGTATGCGTGGTGTCGAACTGCACGATGCCTTGCGCGCGGGCGCTCCCCGCCCCCAGCACGAGGCCCGCGGCCATGCACGAGGCCGAAAGCGTGGTTCTCAGTTGCACCCGCAGCCTCCACCGGAAACGCCGCCGCCCCCGTGGGATCCTTCGCGATTGTCGACGGCGTGCTGCACGCGCGAGTCAGCCTGCGGATCGCCTTCGAACTGCATGATGGGATCGGCCAGCTGACCGCGGTCTTGCGGCTTCACGGTCGCGCAGGCGCCGAGGAGCAAGGCGCAGGCGCCGAGGAGCAAGACGTGCGCGCCGCCGAGCGAGACGTACGGGCCGGGGAGCCGAGTTCCTGTTTTCATGATTAGAAATAGACTCCCAGTCCGCCCGCATACGTCTGAGCGCTCTTGTAAGTATCCGCCGTGAACAAAGTGAGGTTGGTCACCTCGAGCCGAACGAGGATGCGATTGCGGAGCGCGAGGAGCAACCCGCCGCCGACCCGTCCCACGAACGAGTCCTGTTTCTTGAGCACGAACGAGTCGGGCGCGGGAAAGGTGCTGAGGCCTCCGCCACCCAAGGTGCCAAAAGGACACACCGCCCAGCTCGGGAAAAAGTGCACGGTGGCTCCGGCGCCGTAGAGGAGCTGCTGCCCGTCCGATGTCAGCGCATCGCCCAGAAACCCGTCGAGGCTGATGGTTTTATGGAGCACGATCTGCGGGCGAATCTCCATGTACCCGAAGGTCGCGCGCGAGCCATCGCCCACGGGCCCCGAAAGGATGCCGCCCACGATCGCGAGGCCGCCGCGCGCACCCTCCAGCGGCGGCGGGGCAAAGAAGCCGGGCCGCGAGGGCGCCCCGCGCTCGCCTTCGTGCACGGCAAAGGGCTGCACGGCGTCGCCGAGCACATACGCCGCACGCCCGTCGGGCAAGAGGACGCGCAGCCAGAAGCCGCTGGTGGGTCGGCCGTCGAGCGCGAGGGTCTCGCCGCGCTTGGCGTTGCCGATGATCCGGTACGAGATCCCCGGGCCGCTGCGCAGATCGGCCGAGTCGACGATCACGCGGGCGAAGGCCTCGACCTCCTCGTCGCGGTCTTCGCGGCTCTCGCGCGCGTCGCGACTCGCATTGCGTTGTGCGTCCCGTTGCGCAAAGGCGGGGCCTGGAAAGACGGCCAGCGCCGCGGCCAACATGGCGGCAAAGATCGTGCGCCGGCTCGAACGGGGTGCGCGGGCCGAGGTCATGGCCGCTCCGCCCAGGTGCGGATCACGTCGACCACGGGGTCCTCCCTTTTGAAGACCTCGCGTGGATGGTCCCGATTGCTGGTCGGGCGAACGAACAGTGGGGCGGTCAAGTAGTCACGATTCATCTCGAGGGATGCGGCTTGCAAATTCCCTTGGGCAGGGCTCCCCGCGCCGATGCGCGTCCGGTCGACCGGATGATCGCCCCCGGCGCAGTCGATGGGGTCATGGTTGACGAGCGCCATCCCGCTCACGGCGGAGGCGTTGAAGTGGCAATTGCCGCCGTCCCCCGGCTCCCCCGAGCCACATTTCTTTCCAAAGATGAGGAGCGGCTCGACGCGGCAATAGAAGTAGTCCTCGTTGAACTGCTCCTCGGCGATCACGAAGTTGGGGCCTGGGTCAACCGCACGGCAGGCCGATAGCGCCACCAAACCGGCGGCAAGCGCCATGGGAAGGAGGAGCGATACCAGGCATTCGATGGGGAGGCGGGCGCGATGGGGCGAGCGTATCAAGCGGTCCGCACGATAGCCTGCGCCTCTTGCGTCCGGCTGATCTTTGTGTTCCCTCGCCCACAGGTTTTGGACGCTCACCCACGGCGAAAAAAAGTTCGCACCCGTAAGTTGTGAAAAGCACGCATCTTTTTTGACTCCGCAGCTTGGAATAGAAGGTGCGAAGCAGCGGCGTATGTCGCTTTCACTTGCTGAAGCAGGACCGAGCTCGGTAGAAGTTGTCCTGCCTCGCAGGGGTATCGTATCTTATCTTACATGTAGGGCCTCTGGTACTCGGCACTTCGACTACCAGATTCCAGCAATCGCGGCCATTACGGCCATTACGCCCAGGCATGTCACGCGGTCCACGCAGACCGCGGTGCTCCCCCGGAGAAGAAAGACTGCAATGAACGTAACCCCCTGGTGCCTCGCCGCTCTCGCTCCCATCGCCGTCGCCGGATGCTCCGGCACGTTTCTAGGTCACTTTGCGGTTTTGGCCCTTACCCTGGGCATCTTTTTCGGCACCTTGTCCCTTGGCCGTCATTCTTCCACGTCCTCTTCTGCCTCTTCTTCATCGGCCACCGTCGCGGCCCATGTCGTCACCGACTCCCCTGCCCCCACCGCGGCCCGCACCTCCGGCGAATCCCCCCGCGTCCTCAACGGCTAATTTCGGGCACTCCTCGGGCACCCCGAAACTTTTTTACCCCCGCAAGCGCGTGTCGTGCGACACACGCTTGCAGGTCTCGAACAAGTAGGATAATTACCCTTCCCAGATAGCAGCTGCGCTGGGGCGCATAACTCAGCGGTAGAGTGCGTCCTTCACACGGACGAAGTCACAGGTTCAAATCCTGTTGCGCCCACGGATTTCTCGGGAAATTCGACGTTTTTTTGGACAATTGGACGATTGCCGGACGATTGAGTTGAAGCTGAGCAATTGTCCGATTCGATGTGTCCCCGCCTCTCAAGTTGAGTAGGCGGACCGGTAGGACCGGGAAAACGTCTCCGAAGGTCCCCTGCCCCAGCATCTCCGCAAGCCGCGTATCGAGGAGCGTCGTTTGATAGCTCTCGTGACCGGCCCGCGCGTGAATCTTCGTAGCCTCGTCGCCGCGGATGGCCATTCACGTTAGGCCCGTGGCGCGAAGGTCATGGAAGTGAACCGGGCGGCTCGTCTTCGTTTTGACGTGGAGCTCTTCGCCGCAAACACCTGCGCGAAGTAAGTCCATCTTGAGCATGCCGGAGAGGCGGTATTCGCCGTCGGCGCGCGGGATTTCGTTCAGTCGAAGACAGAGCGTCGCCGTTCGGCTTCGGCTCGTGCCTTCATGGCGGTCCCGCCGAGGTGAGCGACCTCTGGTCTCGAGCTCGCTGTGTCGCCGAAGATGCGGACGCGCGGCCGGTGCTTTCGGAGCGAGATATCGACGTGGAAGCCATCGACGACCGTGCCATGGCGAAGATCATCCCCCCGCGACGCCACCCTTCCACGCTGGGCACGATTTCGCGGTCGAGCGTGGACCGAGACCGGGCACCGTTTGATCCTGCCCGTGTACGACGCGCGCGGGGACATGCGCTCCGTTCGGGCTTGGCGCATCATTGAAGGTGATTCGCCCAAGCGGCTACCTCCAGGTGGGTACAAGACATCCGGGCTCGTTCTTGCGGACGGCAGCGCGGTTTCGGTGCTGGCGACGGGCGGTTGGATCGATGAGGTGAATCTGCACGTCGTCATCACCGAGGGCGAGCCCGACTTCCTAACGTGGGCGACGCGCTATTCCGACGCGGATCAGGATGCGCCGGTCGTCCTCGGAGTGGTGGGAGGTTTGTGGACCGAAGACATGCGGCGCGAATTCCGGATGGCGCGCGCGTCGTGCTGCGCACCGATCCAGACGATGCGGGCAAGCGATACGCGCTACGCTACGCACTGCCGACACGCTTTTGGGCCGGTGCCGCGTGCAGCGGGCCCGCACGAACTGTAGACCCCCCGTACGGGCCAATCGTTCGCGTACCTCCATCCGCGCGAAGCCGAGGAGGTTCTGCCCGCGCCAGCGGGAAGGAACTCGCGCGCCGGGAGCACCCGCATTCCGAAAGCGGCGTGGACCGTATCAACGATCGCGATATCGAGAGAATTGCGCTGGCACCGCCATCGCGCGCAAGGGTCTGCGGACTTGCCGAGATCCCTGCGAGAGAAATGCCGTGCGATGTCACATCTCCGCGACGTGGTCGGTCTTACGGGTATGACCTTGCGACTTTTCGTACTCGGCGCCACCGGGCGAACGGGTACTCAGATCATCGATCTTGCGCTGGCGCGCGGGCATGAGGTGACCGCGTTCGTCCGCTCGCCAGCAAAGATCATGCGCCGCCATGCGGCCCTCACCGTCACGAAGGGCGACCCACTCGATGCACGCGCGCTGGGGGAAGCTCTTACGGGGCACGACGCGGTCGTCTCGGCGCTCGGGCCGGTTTCGCGTGAGGCGTTTCGCCCGAGCACCCTGCTGGCCGAGTGCGCGGCAAGCACGGTGTCCGCGATGCAGCGCGCGGACGTGGCGCGGCTCGCCATTGTGTCCGCGGCGCTGTTGTTTCCAGAGCGAAAGCTCTCGTTCGTTTTTTTCCGATGGTTCATCCGACACCACCTGCGGGATCTCGAGGCCATGGAGACCGTCGTTCGTGCTACGGACTTCGAGTGGACGATCGCGCGCCCACCGAAATTGGTCGACTCCCCCGACGAGACGTACCAAAGCCGCAGCGGCACGTACGCCGACGGCCGGTTCACGCTGTCGTTCCGCGCGACGGCGGCGTTCATGATCGATTGCGTCGAACGCGACACGCACAAGAAGGAAATCGTGGGGCTCGCCCGCCCGAAGCGAGGTGCCGCGTGACGCTCTACACGGCAGCACTCTCGCTCCACGTCATGGTCGCCATCGCCGGGACCGGTTTGCTCGGGGCCATCCCCATTGCGGCGTCCTTCGCGCGGCGGACGAGTATGGATCCAGCGCCCATTGCCAGTTTGATCGAGCGTCTCTTTCGCTATACGCGCGCGAGCTTCGCCATCATGTTCCTCAGCGGCGTCGTGCTCGACTATACGGCGGGCGGTGCATTTCACGAGAGAGGCTGGTTCCGCTCCGGGTTCGCGCTCCTCGTCGTGGCCGGCCTTTCGCAATTCCGAGCTCAGGCCGCTCTGCGCCGGGTGCGGGCGAAGGAGGCGGACGCCGAAAGTGCGCTTCGAAGCGTCGAACGTTGGGGCTGGGCCATGTGCGGGGCGGTTACATTGATCGCGCTGCTGATGGAAGCGAAGCCCTTCTAATGAGCCCCGAGTCCCGCAGGTCGCACAGCACGCACAAGCTGAGCGCGTTCGAGTCTTGCCGGCGCGAGCTCCTCGCGTTCGCCTACCGCATGCTGGGCGACGTTGCCCGCGCCGAGGACATGGTTCAAGAGACTTGGCTGCGCTGGCAAAAATACGACGGAGAGCCGGAATCCGACAAAGCGTTTCTGGTCACCATCGTGACGCGCCTCTGTTTGAACGAGCTCGACTCCGCCAAAATGCGCCGTGAAGAGAGCCGCGCGGATCGGCGCCCCGAGCCGGTCGATCTCGAAGAAGGAGGCATGCCGCTGCTCGAACAAGACGAACAGATCGAGCAGATCGAACGCATCTCCATGGCCTTCTTGGTCGTCCTGCAGCGGCTGACGCCCGCGGAGCGCGCGGTCCTTTTGCTCCACGACGTATTCGAGTTCGATCACGGCGAAATCGGGACGCTCGTCGCAAAAGCCCCGCCGCGTGCCGCAAGCTGCTCGAGCGCGCGCGACTGAATCTCGAAAGCGGGCGGCGCATGCTTGCCGCGCGGCCCGAGGAGCATCGCCGGTTGCTGCATGCCTTCTTGAACGCGGCCTCCGCGGGCGATGCGCGCACCTTGGTGGAGCTTCTCGCGGACGACGCCGTCATGGTCGCCGACGGAGGTACCGAGGGCCGCGTCGTCGGAGGCATCCGGAACCTGCCGCGTCCACTGCACGGCGCGGCGCGCATCACGGCCTTCGTTGTCGCCGCCACGGCGCGGCGGGGTATCGCTCTCCAAGTCGAAGAACACGAGCTCAATGGGCAGCCCGCCATCGTCTTTTGGACCGAGGATCGCCGTCCCTTCGCGGCACTTCTCTTGGCGGTCGCCGACGGCAAGATCCAGCGCATCTTCTTCCACGCAGACGCGGATCGCCTTCGCCATCTGGGCCCTGGCATCACCCATGGATGACGCTTCGTCGACGGAGTCGCTTATCGCTCCGTCGTGCGACGGCGAAGCACGGCCAAGACGCCCAGTCCACCGAGTGCGCAGCGGCCAGGAGCCCTCGGCGCGCGGCCGATGGCGCCGGCCCGTGGGCGGGATCGCGCAACGAGCGCCCGCCAGGGTTGGATTAGCCTGATCGCGCGCGAGACCGGAGACCGTCACCGGTCACGAGCAGCCGAAGCCAGCGTGCACGAACCTCGACGGCGGCCCCCCGCGCGCTGCCTGAGCTCGCTAGCACCCCCAACTGGCTCGCACGCGTTCGCGCATCCAGGTCCTCGGGCCGAGCGCCTACGGCGAGGCGGTCGAGCGGATCAGCGAATTTCTACGGGCGCAGGGTGAGTTTCGCGGGTCGAAGAGTACCGTGTGCGAGCGCATTGGGATGAATTGGAACAAGTTCTTCGCGGCGTTCGCCGAGCTCGAGTCGCGGGGCGACGTGCAGGCAGGTCGCGATGAATTGGGGGGGATGTGCGGTGGTTTGGGGCCACGACCACGACGACGACAGATAAATCCAACTAACCCCTACCTGATCAAACAAAGGATCCGACATCGGGCCACGCGAACTATTTATTTCGATGCCACGTTCGTAGCGCTCGTGCGTCTAAACATCGTCCTCTTTTTCGAGCGGGGCGGATGGCAAGTCCGGCAGGAAGAAAATGCGCCATGCTCCGCCAGGGGCTCCGCCAGGAAGGAAGCTACGGTCCTCGCCCCTGTACACGAGGCGCAACTCAAATTCGCGATCGAACGGCTGATCACGAAACTGTCCGCGCACCTGCACGGATACTAGACTGATTGCTGGCGATTGGTCGGCTATGCGAACCAGACGCACGTCGTGGATGCGGGTATTTTCGAAGCGCCTCCGATAAGCGCCTGCCGTCCGATTCACGCTCTCGCCGTCGGCGAGATCTGGGTCCATGCTGCGGACCAATCCGCCGTAGTTGCCCTTTCGTAAAAAGGAGAAGAACTCCAGGACTGCGCGCTCCGGGGTCCCATCTGGTAGATCTGAAGGTTCGGTGACGGATCGATACTCCGCGGCTACCTCGATGTCCCGTGGACGCCAGGCTTGGACCAGCGCTCGGAGTGCTTCATTCTTCTCGTGCAACTCCACATGGTGCCGCAATCGCGTCGCGAGCGTCCGGAGAGTCTGCCGCGAGCCCTGCTTCTTCTGTAGCGGCGGGGGTTCGAGTTTGCCCTGCTCTGACTTCAGCGCCCAATCACGAATCGAGAAGAGGGCAACCCATGACTTTGCGGCCACCATCTTGTTGTCATAACCGAGATCGCGCCCGTGAACTATGCCGTGACGATATGGAAGTGTGATTGCATTGGTCCTCGTCTTCGTGCGTGGCTCCTGCAGCAACCGTGAAAGACGCTCCAGTCCTGTCCCATGCGCGGACATCGAGTTCCACGCGTTCAGATCGACGTCCTTGGCGAAGAAACCGATCTGGCGTTGATGCAGATCGTTCACAAGGCCGTCGAGGAGAGACAGGGTAACGAGGACGCTTGCATAATAACGTCCCTCGGCGTAGTCGACCCGAGCCTTCTCAGCAAGTTCAGCTCGTGGCCTAAACGCACGAATGCCACTCATGAGCATGAGCTTCCAGCGAATGTTGTCCGGCGTAATCGCTTCGACGAGGTCTCTTTCGGCAGCATCGACGTTCCCCGCCTCGGCTTTCTCCACGCATGTTTTTGCTAGCTCGAAGTTGATCGTCTCGTACATGATCCAGCCGCGAGCCCCGAAAAATTGGTTGAATCGGTCGGGAACAGACACAAGATCCGCGGCTTGTTGTTCCCAGGCGCTCCACTCTGCAATTCTCCTATCGAACGCCTCAACATCCTTGCCGGCAAGCCGTACAATGGGGCGTGCCACATTAACTACCGCAAGCACCCCTTGGACAAACTGGCGCAGCCCAGCAAGCTCCTTCATCCGGGGCAAGTCACGGAGGCGGTCGTTCATGCTATCCCGAGATACCCACTCACCGGCGACAGGTCCACACCGAGCGCGAAGAAACCGTAGCGTCGGTGACTTCGGGCTTCACAGAGGAACCGAGATCGACGCCATCCCACACGCCAACCTATCCGTTCGTACTGTTGGACCGGAGGATCCCGCGCTCGAAGCTGCGATCGGTCCGAGCGTCCCACGCGGGGCGAAAATGTCGAGCGGACTAGCGAATTCCTGTGGGTGCAAAGCGAGGACGGCCCCCGATGCCCTGCTGCGTTGTTCGAACATCTGGATGTAGAAAACACACGATCAGGCAAAACCAAAGAGAGGTTGCCCTACGTGGTCGAAGCCTGCCACGGCTTGATCCTCCCCCGGCGCGGTGGACACGGTAACTATGCCGCAAGAGCGGCGACTTGGGACTTCAATTCGAACGCCATCGGACTGACATAGCCGACGTACGAATGTCGGCGTACGGTGTTGTAGAAGTGCTCGATGTAGTCACCGATGGACGCGGTCGCGTCGTCGCGCGTGGCGTAGCGTTGGTGGTCGACGTGTTCAGCCTTCAGCGTCGCGAAGAAGCTTTCAGCAACGGCATTATCGTAGCAGTCTGCCGTGCGACTCATGCTCACGACGACCCCCGCAGCGGCGAGCGCCTGGCGATAAGCCTCGCTCGCATACGGGCTTCCGCGGTCGGTGTGATGAATGAGCCCTGGGGCAGGTCGACGTGTTCGCAGGGCCTGGTGGAGCGCGGCGAGGACGAGGGAGCGGTCGTTGATGGCGCTCGTTGCCCATCCCACGACACGACGTGAGAAGAGGTCCACGAGAACGGCAAGATAGAGCCAGCCCTCGCCCGTCGCGATGAAGGTGACGTCTCCCACCCACGACCGATTGGGCGCGCTCGCCTCGAAGTCCCGCGCGAGGAGGTTCGGAGCGATGGTAAACGCGTGCTTTGAATCGGTCGTATGCCGAAAACGACGCTTTTGACGCGCTCGTAGGCCGGACTCCCGCATCAATCGTTCGACGCGTTTTTTTCCAACGCGTAGCCCGCGTGCCCGCAGTTCGGCGTGGATGCGTGGACTGCGTATCCCTCCTGCCAACCGCGTCGTGATTCCGTCGAGCAGGCGGCCTAGATTTGGCGGTGCGAATGACGGAGCTATCGAGCGCAGCGCTACTATGGGGACTCGCCGAGCTGCGGGGGGATGGTGATCTTCCCGAGAGGAGCCTCGAGCTCGTGGGGGAGGAGGCGGGCGCGCGTGGCGAGCCAGTTCATGGGGGCAAGTTCGACGACGCGTCGTTTGGGCCAACTCGGCAGGACACGAAACAGGTCGCGCAAGTATTCCTCGGAATCGAGTCCGGCGTGGCGCGCGGATGCGATGAGCGAAAGCCATGTGCAGGCCACTTCCGCGGCGTCGTCGGAGCCCAGGTGCATCCAATTTTTCCGTCCGATCGCCACATGTCGAATTTCGCGTTCAACGTCATTGTTGGAAAGTGGAATGCTCCCGTTCACCAAAAATCGCGTGAGCGCCTCCCAATGATTGTGGCTGTACCGAAGGGCGCGGGAGAAAGGCCCGCGTGGATCCACGCTGGGGTCGTCGAGCAGGCAATCGCGGGCCCTGGCGAAAATCTCGACCAGCGGTGCAGAGCGCTCTTTTCGAATCAAAAGGCGTGCGTCGGGCGAAAGGTGCGCGATGTCCCTCTCGATGGTGAACAGCTCGTCGGCAAGCTCGACGAAACCGCGCGCCCGCGTGTCGGTGGGCAAAGCAAAGAAATACTTGCGCCGGCAGTGTGCCATACAGCCGGCCTCTTTCGGCGCGCCGGGAGCGCGAAACAATTCGTCGTACACACTGGAGGCGTCTGCGACGACGATACCGCCAAATTCTTCGAGCCAGCTTTTCGGCATGTCGCTCGTGTGCAGCGCGGAATAGCGAAAAAAGACCTGCGCCCGATCGGCAAGGAGCACCCAGATGTGAGCTCTTCGATCGTGGGGGCTTGCCATCACGCGCACCCCCGTCGCATCGATGCCGATGACCTGGCACTGAGCCAACGCGTGTTCCCAAGCCGCATCGACGACGAGGCGCGCCACCGGCTCGGCGAGCTTTTCCCACGCGCTCAACGTGGAAACGGGCACACGCACACCATGCCGGGCGATGATCTTCGACAGGCGCGTGTACGGGATCTGATCGCCCCATTTCGAGTGAATCGTGTGGGCGAGCATCGCAGGATCGGGCAACGCGCGCGGAATCATCTCGTCGGGCACGGGCTCGATGTGCACGGCGACCGAGGCATCGTCATTGTCTTGGGCGAACTTTTTCCGGACCACACGCAATCGTGTATACCCGGACTTACGGAACGCCAATCGGTAAGAGACCTCCTCACCGATGTAGCGGGCTCCCTCAGGAGTTTCGCCGGGCGAAATGTCCACGGTTTCCACGGGCAGGTGCTCGGGAAGCTGCCCGCGCCCATGTGGAGTACGGCGCTTTCGGACACCGCTCGGAGGCGACGGGGTCACGCGATCGGGGCCGGCCAGTGGCTGCGCCGCGTTGGGCTTTTCGGGCTCGGCCGGGGCCGGCGATGGCTCACTGCCACTCGATGCGAGAATCGTCGCATCGAGCAGCACCTGCAACGTGCTTGCCGGCAAGCGCTCGCGTTTGACGCCGAAAAGCTGCTTCGAGAGCCATGCCACCTGCGCCTCGAGGGCATCGATGCGCACGCGTTGCGATTCACTTTCGGCACGTAACCGTGCGTTTTGCTCGCGAAGCTCTCTATCCTCAGCCACAAGCCTCGACACCGCATCCGAGGACGCTCCTTGGGCCAGCGCCGCAACGAGAGCGGCCGCGATGCTGGCATTGGGGGGCGTGACGGGCGACACGGCTCGATGCATCGAGAACGTCGTGCATATCACGATATCGCATCATGCGATATGTATTCAGTGTACGCTGCTATTCTTTTTCTTACCTTCGACGGCGAGTCCTTCGAGAAATCGGGAAAACGCCTCGGGACTCATTTCCATACGCGAGGCGCCCTCGGTGCGCGGCGGCGCGACGAATACCCCCTGATCAAGGCGCTTGTATAGAAGCGCATATCCGGTGCGGTCGTAGAATAAGACTTTGCACCTGTCGGTCGCCTTGTTGAGAAACACGAAGAGCGAACCTCCTCGCGGATCGTCACCGAAACGCTCGCGCACAATCCCCGCGAGCCGATCGAAACTGATGCGAAGGTCGACCCGCTCGACGCTCACAAAGATGCGGACATTCGCCGAGAACATCAGCTCTCCTCCAATACGCCGATCAACGCGCGAAGTACGGTGACGTTGGCCCCCGTCTGCACACGAAGTATCCGACCCGAGCGAAGAACCACTTCGATGCTGTCATAAGGCGAGGATGTCCCGCGCGCTGCAGCGGTCGTCGCAATAGGCACCTCGGGTGCGGGGGCCTTGCGCGACGGCACAACCTCGACAAATCCCTTGCCGACTTCGGTGCTCGCTTCGGGTCGCGCGATCTTCCTCTTCCACCACACCAACGTCCGTGGATTCCACCCGTGCTTCTTCGCATATTCGCCCGCGCTCTCCCCGCTGGCCTCCCACGCCGCGATTCGCCTCACCCACTCCGGCCTCTTCGCTCGCTTCCTCATGCATCGCGAGTTTGCTGCCGCTTCGGCCCCTCGTCACGACGCGCTCCGCAGGACGGATACGAGATCAATCCTTCCTATCTCGAGCTCGCACAGCACTACGGCTTCGCGGTCGTCCCCGCGAGGCCGCGCAAACCACGCGACAAATCCAAGGTCGAAAACGGTGTGCTCGTCGCCCAACGGTGGGTGCTCGCATGCCTGCGCAATCGCACCTTCTTCAGCCTCGACGAGCTCAACGCGGCCATCGGCGAGCTGCTCGAAAAGCTCAATGCGAAGCCCTTTCAGAAGCTCGAAGGTTGCAGGCGTTCCGCGTTCGAGAGCCTGGACCGGCCCGCTCTCAAGCCGCTCCCCGCTCACCGATACGAGCGTTCGGAATGGGAGAAACACAAGGTTCATGTCGATTACCACGTCGAGTTCGATCATCGCTTCTATAGCGTCTCGTGCACGCTCATCGGCGCACTTGTCGAGGTACGCGCCACGTCGAGTACCGTCGAAATTCTGTTCCGTGGACAGCGCGTCGCCTCTCACCCGCGCAGCTACGGACGCAAGGGCACCGCCGTCACCTCCGACGCCCACAGGCCGAAGCAGCACTCCGATTACGGCAATTGGCCGCCCGAGAGGATGCTCACCTGGGCCGCGTCCGTCGGTCCCTCCACTCGGACCGTCGTCGAGAAGATCTTCGCGCGCTACCCACACCCCGAGCTCGGCTATCGTCCGTTCTTCGCGCTTATGCGCGACGGAAAAACGTTTGGGCCCGAGCGCCTCGAGGCGGCGTGTGCACGGGCGCTCGCGCTCACCGGCTCCTACGGCCCCACGCGCAAAACCATTCACGCGCTGCTCGTGCGAAATCTCGAAGCCACGGCACTACCCGACGAGTTGGCCGAGAAGCCGCTGACAGCTCACGAAAACATCCGCGGCGCCCACTACTTTGAACTTCCCCCGATTCGGTCTGGGCATTCGTCACAATTTATTCTCGTTTTCAAGGAGTTCGAGCGCGATCGCGACGGGCGTAATGAATTCGAGGCCGCGCCGCAGTGTCACTGAGCCAGGTCGGCCACTTGAAGCGTGACCGGCGTGCCCGCCCAGTTGCGCGATCCAGCGGATCGCGTCGGCAATTGTGGGAATGTCGTCGGGAATTGATTCGGTTTTCTTCGCGTACTTTCGTTTCATGAGGACGAGCGCACGAAGCTCATAGTCGTTGAATTCGAGCGACGCCGGAGCGTCAGGCTTCGCCCGGGCGAGCATGCGTAACCGTTCGATTCGAGCGGCAGTCACCACGGCTAGAATCGCCCACTTGATAACGCGCTCCGCCGAACGCAGCTGCGACTGCTCGACGCAGCACGCACCGGACTTCCAAACTCGATGTAGTTCCTCAATCTTCCAGCGCTGTACATATCCGTGAAGAATGCCATCAACGTCTTCGCGAGTCACGATGCCGTGGTTCGTGAGCAAGCGCCAGTGCAACGCCTTTTCGCCTCGTGGTGGCGTCCCCACCTCCTTCACGTCCACCACGTTGAGCGGTACGGCCATGCGCTCGTCCGAGTAGGATTCTTTTGTGTACAAGACCACGGACGTCGTGCGAATGACGACCCGTGCCGTGCGTGCCGTCCGGTGCACGCGCTCGCGCAGTTCGAGCTCCACCGTTCCGCGAACCTTCCCCTTGCGCGCGACATCGCGCAATCGTTGAAGTCGACGTAGATTTCCAGCGTAGACAAATCGATGCGCATACGTAGAACGAACCGTGAACCATTCGCCCGAGTCACGCAAAGCCTTGAG contains these protein-coding regions:
- a CDS encoding IS4 family transposase, giving the protein MDDSSGRDAREWAYEEFGHAELGDARRTARLVRMTASLAARPGGRVLEVFRSSAEQQAAYDFLSNEKVRSEDLLAAVRSATVRRCADESWVHVVVDGTSLRLTDWKREKGFGGVGSTQLGASGLKVIHAYAVSPQGVPLGVLNQQWWIRARRKKRIDCQSRPLEDKETRHWVDAIRDATLALTAGGSKAWFQVDREGDRYWTLKALRDSGEWFTVRSTYAHRFVYAGNLRRLQRLRDVARKGKVRGTVELELRERVHRTARTARVVIRTTSVVLYTKESYSDERMAVPLNVVDVKEVGTPPRGEKALHWRLLTNHGIVTREDVDGILHGYVQRWKIEELHRVWKSGACCVEQSQLRSAERVIKWAILAVVTAARIERLRMLARAKPDAPASLEFNDYELRALVLMKRKYAKKTESIPDDIPTIADAIRWIAQLGGHAGHASSGRPGSVTLRRGLEFITPVAIALELLENENKL